A stretch of the Candidatus Zixiibacteriota bacterium genome encodes the following:
- a CDS encoding mucoidy inhibitor MuiA family protein — protein MSSKHLLAAMTVAFLMPVLAAASAEDNSTVIDSRIDRVTVYPDRAGVVRLSTLNLPAGEHSILFEGLPIGIDPASFRSSARGPRGTMVLGLTHETVAHLDAPQARAAELERQIQTLERETRQALQVRLEVLNRQRDLLAALAKEHGEEPDRNGGVGRLDMANWAAAYEFLSRHLVQVGDSVRLVTIALEDADRQLALLREQLDKLRADQGRETRTVRVDLALAQAGTVEIELQYTVAGAGWRPIYDARLRTAADSVELACFGEVIQRTGEDWENVALTLSTAIPSQGMEPAAFRPFFLSVLSDAYEAKRQRNTALEAPAPAMMDMAAMGKAEQELAEAVNAAAIINAGGLATTFTAARREDVPCDGRGVRAPIAQWTFGGTLALISRPRFADGAYRRVTMTNTSDAPFLPGRVAVFAGSDFLGSTAFTKFIAAGETFDLPFGRDNDVTVERKIVRHEVGDGSTWLGIGGNRRRVSETVAITIKNNGRRARTITIEEPLPVSQDDRIEVSLKDFSRKPDDQDESGRAIWTVTVNPGAEDRLTYRYEIVHPADVIISGI, from the coding sequence ATGAGCAGCAAGCATTTACTGGCGGCAATGACGGTTGCGTTCCTGATGCCGGTTCTAGCGGCGGCCTCGGCCGAAGACAATTCCACGGTTATCGACTCGCGGATCGACCGGGTCACCGTATACCCGGATCGGGCGGGCGTGGTGCGGCTCAGCACACTGAACCTCCCGGCGGGGGAACACTCAATCCTGTTTGAAGGCCTGCCGATCGGAATCGACCCCGCGTCGTTTCGCTCAAGCGCCCGGGGTCCCAGGGGAACGATGGTGTTGGGATTGACCCATGAGACGGTTGCGCACCTCGATGCTCCCCAGGCCAGGGCCGCGGAACTGGAAAGGCAGATACAGACGCTGGAGCGGGAGACGCGCCAGGCGCTGCAGGTGCGCCTCGAAGTGTTAAACCGGCAGCGCGACCTGCTGGCGGCGCTGGCCAAAGAGCACGGGGAAGAGCCGGATCGCAACGGGGGCGTGGGACGCCTCGATATGGCCAACTGGGCGGCCGCCTACGAGTTTTTGTCGCGCCACCTCGTGCAGGTGGGCGACTCCGTGCGCCTGGTCACGATCGCCCTTGAAGACGCCGACCGGCAGCTCGCCCTGCTTCGCGAACAGCTCGACAAACTGCGCGCCGATCAGGGGCGCGAGACCCGTACGGTCCGCGTGGATCTGGCGCTGGCGCAGGCCGGCACGGTAGAGATCGAACTGCAGTACACGGTCGCGGGCGCAGGGTGGCGGCCAATCTACGACGCCCGCCTCCGTACCGCCGCCGACAGCGTCGAACTCGCCTGTTTCGGCGAGGTGATCCAGCGGACGGGCGAGGATTGGGAAAACGTGGCGCTCACCCTCTCCACCGCGATCCCCTCGCAGGGGATGGAGCCGGCCGCTTTCCGGCCGTTCTTCCTGAGCGTGCTGAGCGACGCCTACGAAGCGAAGAGACAGCGTAACACGGCGCTCGAGGCACCCGCGCCGGCCATGATGGACATGGCGGCGATGGGGAAGGCGGAGCAGGAACTCGCGGAGGCGGTCAATGCCGCGGCCATCATCAACGCCGGAGGACTTGCGACCACCTTCACAGCGGCCCGGCGCGAGGATGTCCCGTGTGACGGTCGCGGCGTCCGGGCTCCCATCGCCCAGTGGACCTTCGGCGGCACACTCGCCCTCATCAGCCGCCCGCGCTTTGCCGACGGCGCGTACCGCCGCGTGACCATGACCAACACCTCCGACGCTCCTTTCCTGCCTGGACGGGTGGCGGTTTTCGCCGGGTCGGATTTCCTCGGATCGACGGCGTTCACGAAATTCATCGCCGCGGGGGAGACCTTCGACCTCCCGTTCGGGCGCGATAACGACGTCACGGTCGAGCGGAAAATCGTCCGCCACGAGGTCGGCGACGGTTCCACCTGGCTGGGAATCGGCGGCAACCGGCGGCGGGTGAGCGAAACGGTCGCGATCACCATCAAGAACAACGGCCGCCGCGCGCGGACAATCACGATCGAGGAACCGCTGCCGGTCAGCCAGGACGACCGAATCGAGGTCAGCTTGAAGGATTTCAGCCGGAAACCGGACGATCAGGATGAATCAGGCCGGGCGATCTGGACGGTGACCGTCAATCCCGGGGCGGAGGACCGGCTGACCTACCGGTACGAGATTGTCCACCCCGCCGACGTGATCATCAGCGGAATCTAG
- a CDS encoding transposase, whose translation MSKLRRFFEPGRTYFITCVTYNRQPILLDCADLLLSAIRRTRMVLKYRILAWVIQPEHWHAILQPRNTQPDVIIHRMKQNFSTLYRARHHVRQGRLWQHRYWDHVIRSPADLQRHVDYIHYNPVKHGLVGNPFDYRHSSLAWFAERGFYDEGWGNVKPDNLEGDFGE comes from the coding sequence ATGTCGAAACTGCGTCGTTTCTTCGAACCTGGCCGGACATATTTCATCACCTGCGTTACATACAACCGGCAGCCCATTCTCCTCGACTGCGCGGATTTGCTGCTGTCCGCTATCAGGAGAACCCGCATGGTCCTGAAATACCGAATACTGGCGTGGGTAATTCAACCCGAGCACTGGCATGCTATTCTGCAACCGCGGAATACTCAGCCCGATGTAATCATCCATCGCATGAAACAGAATTTCTCCACACTCTATCGGGCTCGACATCATGTGCGCCAGGGCCGCTTGTGGCAGCATCGCTACTGGGATCATGTCATCCGCAGTCCGGCAGATCTGCAACGCCATGTAGACTATATCCATTATAACCCGGTCAAACACGGCCTCGTAGGCAACCCTTTCGACTACCGGCACTCCTCCCTGGCATGGTTCGCCGAGCGAGGATTTTATGACGAGGGTTGGGGAAATGTAAAACCGGATAACCTTGAGGGAGACTTCGGTGAGTAG
- a CDS encoding class I SAM-dependent methyltransferase has protein sequence MNESFPSVFEVYAHEYDLITNAAQREPHHAAEVAAMIARFAPASVLDAGCATGLTTLLFARQGVAAVGLDRSPRILAVARQTRCPEGLPISYRRGTFEDLPKSLRNRFDLVVCLANAIAGVGTVARLNLALRNFSAALRPGGHLVLQMLNFAVVKENTLLPVKATHNDGLVYERFSERRGKTLAIYVTRADFSRTPPTFEVFRHSFGSFTPEQVTGSIARAGFTDLARFGDLLFTRRFSRRSRDLVIAARRPA, from the coding sequence ATGAATGAGTCATTCCCGTCTGTTTTTGAGGTCTATGCCCACGAGTACGACCTCATCACCAACGCGGCCCAGCGCGAGCCGCACCACGCCGCCGAAGTGGCGGCGATGATCGCCCGGTTCGCGCCGGCCTCGGTTCTGGATGCCGGCTGCGCCACCGGTCTCACGACCCTCCTGTTTGCCCGGCAGGGGGTGGCTGCGGTTGGTCTTGACCGCTCTCCCCGGATCCTCGCCGTAGCCCGGCAGACCCGCTGTCCGGAGGGACTGCCGATCTCGTACCGCCGGGGTACTTTCGAGGATCTGCCGAAATCGCTGCGCAACCGCTTTGATCTGGTCGTGTGTTTGGCCAACGCCATCGCAGGAGTCGGCACCGTCGCCCGCTTGAACCTGGCCCTGCGGAACTTTTCCGCCGCCCTCCGGCCCGGCGGTCACCTCGTGCTCCAGATGCTCAACTTCGCGGTGGTCAAGGAAAACACGCTCCTGCCGGTGAAGGCCACCCACAACGACGGCCTCGTCTACGAGCGCTTCTCGGAACGGCGGGGCAAGACGCTGGCGATCTACGTCACCCGCGCCGACTTCAGCCGGACGCCCCCGACGTTCGAGGTGTTCCGCCACAGTTTCGGCAGTTTCACGCCCGAGCAGGTGACGGGCAGCATCGCCAGGGCCGGGTTTACGGACCTCGCCCGGTTCGGCGATCTGCTGTTCACCCGGCGTTTCTCGCGCCGCTCCCGGGACCTCGTCATTGCCGCCCGGAGGCCGGCGTAG
- a CDS encoding 4Fe-4S binding protein, translated as MEQPSARQTAPPKPARRPRYVRRDRSDNIQKWRFAAQLFSTAVSLWIGVQFYLWTKKLEGAALWSWVPRPPGVEGWLPIGAIVSLRYWIESHVFNYVHPAGLVIFLFILGSSWLFKKAFCSWVCPVGFISEMLGDFSKRFLRLRIRPWKVLDWPLRMIKYLLLGFFVWAILIQMTPASIEAFVYSNYNQVADILMLRFFTDISRFALAVTGALVLLSLVVRGFWCRYLCPYGALLGLIGLISPTRIRRNETTCIDCARCAKACPAFIKVDKVKYVVSDECVGCMACVDSCPVKDALTVHMFTKKRPVNKRYWALALVVLFWVGLAGFKLFGPWENNISDAQYREHLPRLERGEYVHPR; from the coding sequence ATGGAACAGCCAAGCGCGAGACAGACCGCCCCGCCGAAACCCGCCCGGCGCCCCCGCTATGTCCGGCGCGACCGGAGCGACAACATCCAGAAGTGGCGCTTCGCCGCCCAACTCTTCTCGACCGCGGTCAGCCTGTGGATCGGCGTGCAATTCTACCTTTGGACGAAGAAGCTCGAGGGCGCGGCCTTGTGGTCGTGGGTGCCCCGCCCGCCGGGCGTCGAGGGCTGGCTGCCGATCGGCGCCATCGTCTCCCTCCGCTACTGGATCGAAAGCCACGTGTTCAATTATGTCCACCCCGCCGGTCTCGTCATCTTCCTGTTCATCCTTGGTTCCTCGTGGCTTTTCAAGAAGGCGTTCTGTTCGTGGGTTTGTCCGGTCGGGTTCATCTCGGAAATGCTGGGCGATTTCTCGAAACGATTCCTGCGTCTGAGAATCCGCCCCTGGAAAGTGCTCGACTGGCCGCTCCGGATGATCAAGTACCTCCTCCTCGGTTTCTTCGTCTGGGCGATCCTCATCCAGATGACCCCGGCGTCGATCGAGGCGTTCGTCTACTCGAACTACAACCAGGTCGCCGATATTCTCATGCTCCGCTTCTTCACCGACATCTCCCGCTTCGCCCTCGCCGTGACCGGCGCCCTGGTTTTGCTGTCGCTGGTCGTGCGCGGCTTCTGGTGCCGCTACCTGTGTCCCTACGGCGCTCTTCTCGGCCTGATCGGATTGATCTCGCCCACCCGCATCCGGCGGAACGAGACGACCTGTATCGACTGCGCCCGCTGCGCCAAGGCCTGCCCGGCCTTCATCAAGGTTGACAAGGTAAAATACGTGGTCTCCGATGAGTGCGTGGGCTGCATGGCCTGCGTCGACAGCTGCCCGGTGAAGGATGCCCTGACAGTGCACATGTTCACGAAAAAACGGCCCGTCAACAAGCGCTACTGGGCGCTTGCCCTGGTCGTCTTGTTCTGGGTCGGGCTGGCCGGGTTCAAGCTGTTCGGACCCTGGGAAAACAACATCAGCGACGCCCAGTACCGCGAGCACCTGCCGCGCCTCGAGCGGGGAGAATACGTCCACCCGCGTTAG
- a CDS encoding DNA polymerase Y family protein encodes MNERRLACIHLPDFPLVLYSRLHPEVRAHPLVLTTAEGETATVTICNARAAQYDVAAGMTVARANSLCPGLVIGVRECGRETAVLREIGGALAGVGPEIEIETGGVIFLESARLGKLYGDEPGLARRIQAVLQPFGYPVAIGFAANKFVALTAARQAAPGGWVIVPSGSESAWLQQLQVEHLALSDDTAETLSDLGIATVGQAAALPANEVVERFGAEGAVLARRARGDDPEPFTPDRPAADWCATAGLDSPVRDAATILAHIEALLKHLLAQPGCAGCAVREIQVCLHLDDRTEQVFTAAVEQPSAAAARFLRQVRLALERMSPAAAVRDITLRIPHPAAAAAEQTAFAQPGARGEIDAETAATIRRTLSGNRLCTARLLPSHLPERAFRLSPVTPSPAKRPSASSLSAGAAPLDRLPPYSLRRIAGLRLLQPPQPAEVHPADGWLRDGSGKHRVTGRRGPWKLSGDWWQTGFDRLYYELQTEEHRQYLVFFDRSRARWFVQGVFD; translated from the coding sequence ATGAATGAGCGGCGGCTGGCATGCATCCATCTGCCCGATTTTCCGCTCGTGTTGTACAGCAGGCTCCATCCTGAAGTGCGGGCGCACCCGCTTGTGCTGACGACCGCGGAGGGGGAGACGGCGACTGTGACTATCTGCAACGCGCGCGCCGCCCAATACGACGTGGCGGCCGGGATGACGGTTGCCCGGGCGAATTCTCTCTGCCCCGGGCTGGTCATCGGGGTGCGCGAGTGCGGCCGCGAAACGGCGGTTCTCCGGGAGATCGGCGGCGCGCTCGCCGGAGTCGGGCCGGAAATCGAGATCGAGACCGGCGGTGTGATTTTTCTGGAGTCGGCGCGCCTGGGGAAATTGTACGGCGATGAACCGGGGCTGGCCCGCCGGATCCAGGCGGTCCTGCAGCCTTTCGGTTACCCGGTGGCGATCGGGTTCGCCGCCAACAAGTTTGTCGCGTTGACCGCCGCCCGCCAGGCCGCGCCCGGCGGCTGGGTGATCGTTCCGAGCGGGAGCGAGAGTGCCTGGCTGCAGCAGCTCCAGGTTGAACACCTGGCGCTGTCGGACGACACCGCTGAGACGCTGTCGGATCTGGGAATCGCCACGGTCGGGCAGGCGGCGGCGCTGCCGGCCAACGAGGTGGTGGAGCGGTTCGGCGCCGAGGGTGCAGTGCTGGCCCGCCGGGCGCGCGGGGATGATCCGGAACCGTTCACTCCCGACCGCCCGGCCGCGGATTGGTGCGCAACGGCGGGACTTGATTCTCCCGTGCGCGACGCGGCGACGATCCTTGCCCACATCGAAGCACTGCTCAAGCACCTGCTTGCGCAGCCAGGCTGCGCCGGGTGCGCGGTTCGCGAGATCCAGGTCTGCCTGCACCTTGATGACCGCACCGAGCAGGTTTTCACCGCGGCGGTCGAACAACCGTCGGCCGCCGCCGCCCGCTTCCTGCGCCAGGTGCGCCTGGCGCTCGAACGGATGTCGCCGGCCGCCGCGGTGCGCGACATCACCCTCCGCATTCCGCACCCCGCCGCGGCGGCCGCGGAGCAGACCGCGTTCGCGCAGCCGGGCGCGCGGGGCGAGATCGATGCGGAGACGGCCGCGACAATCCGGCGCACGCTGAGCGGGAATCGCCTGTGCACGGCGCGCCTGCTGCCGTCGCACCTGCCGGAGCGGGCGTTCCGCCTCTCCCCCGTGACGCCGTCGCCGGCCAAACGCCCCTCCGCCTCTTCGTTGTCCGCCGGCGCCGCACCCCTCGATCGCCTTCCCCCGTACAGCCTGCGCCGGATCGCCGGACTCCGGCTGTTGCAGCCGCCCCAGCCGGCCGAGGTGCATCCGGCGGATGGTTGGTTGCGCGATGGTTCGGGGAAGCATCGGGTCACCGGACGGCGGGGGCCGTGGAAACTGTCGGGCGACTGGTGGCAGACCGGTTTTGACCGCTTGTACTACGAGCTACAGACGGAGGAGCACCGGCAGTACCTCGTTTTTTTCGACCGAAGCCGGGCGCGGTGGTTTGTGCAGGGGGTGTTTGATTGA
- the galT gene encoding galactose-1-phosphate uridylyltransferase, producing the protein MPELRKDPVIGRWVIISTERGKRPSSFQSVSKRGPARLCPFCPGAESNTPREILAYRDPGTEPNKPGWSLRIFPNKYPALVIEGNLTREPHGVYDKMQGIGAHEVIVETADHARDMDGMSEKELRDVFWAYRERMIDLERDRRFRYILVFKNHGQAAGASLEHSHSQLIATPIVPKKVQEEIEGSRRYYEFKERCVFCDIVRQEIMDQERIVTDFDSFITMQPFAARFPFETWLLPKTHQSSYLEMSDSDFWILARTFKDILTRLKVALNDPPFNFVLHTRPMSPEHHTYYHWHFEIIPKLTRVAGFEWGSGFYINPTTPEQAAAYLRQIDVTAPPAAAPSEISEKEV; encoded by the coding sequence ATGCCCGAATTGCGTAAAGACCCGGTGATCGGTCGCTGGGTGATCATTTCGACCGAGCGGGGGAAACGCCCGAGTTCGTTCCAGTCGGTCTCCAAACGGGGACCGGCGCGGCTGTGCCCGTTCTGCCCCGGGGCGGAGAGCAACACCCCGCGTGAGATTCTTGCCTACCGCGATCCGGGCACCGAGCCGAACAAGCCCGGCTGGTCGCTCCGCATTTTCCCCAACAAGTACCCCGCCCTCGTCATCGAGGGAAACCTGACCCGCGAGCCGCACGGGGTCTACGACAAGATGCAGGGGATCGGCGCCCACGAGGTGATCGTCGAGACGGCCGACCACGCCCGCGACATGGACGGGATGAGCGAGAAGGAACTCCGCGACGTGTTCTGGGCCTACCGGGAGCGCATGATCGACCTCGAGCGCGACCGCCGTTTCCGCTACATCCTCGTGTTTAAGAACCACGGCCAGGCCGCCGGCGCCTCGCTCGAGCACTCCCACAGCCAGCTCATCGCCACCCCGATTGTCCCCAAGAAAGTCCAGGAGGAGATCGAGGGGAGCCGCCGCTACTACGAATTCAAGGAGCGCTGCGTGTTCTGCGACATCGTCCGCCAGGAAATCATGGACCAGGAACGCATCGTGACCGACTTCGACTCGTTCATCACGATGCAGCCGTTCGCGGCCCGCTTCCCCTTTGAAACCTGGCTGCTGCCGAAGACGCACCAGTCGAGTTACCTGGAGATGAGCGATTCCGACTTCTGGATTCTGGCCCGGACATTCAAGGATATTCTCACCCGTTTGAAAGTGGCGCTCAACGACCCGCCGTTCAATTTCGTGCTCCACACGCGGCCGATGTCGCCGGAGCACCACACCTACTACCACTGGCATTTCGAGATTATCCCCAAGCTGACCCGGGTGGCCGGGTTCGAGTGGGGCTCGGGGTTCTACATCAATCCGACCACCCCCGAGCAGGCGGCCGCCTACCTCCGCCAGATCGACGTCACCGCGCCGCCCGCGGCGGCGCCGTCCGAAATCAGCGAGAAGGAAGTATAG
- a CDS encoding error-prone DNA polymerase, with the protein MTSVPYIELHCHSNFSFLDGASDPEALVDRAVELGYPALAITDTNGLYGIVRFDQQARRAGLRPIFGAAALLDTGHRLVLLVKDGAGYANLSELLSTAQLESPKGEARVSRALLERHADGLIALVHDDLAACLLREEHSEAERLLADYRDLYGRDHVYVELRHHNLPVHEHLCAALVRLGRRLGLPAVAANDVHYAAPDGRRLQDVLTCIRHHTTLDEAGELLYPNAERCLQPPAVMARRFARYPEAAAHTLAIAERCWFSLEQLETSLPDFPVPAGHTEQSYLEELTWAGARRRYPEMAEPHVRQLRHELRIIDRLKLAGYFLIVWDIARFCAERAILCQGRGSAANSAVCYCLGITAVDPIKLDLLFERFISEERREPPDIDIDIANNRREEVIQYVYAKYGRTHAAMVCEVISYRGRSAVRDIGKTLGFSPDEVTRLSKLLDHWASPEDVAERLREAALNLGDRRVRLLLDLCRQIHRFPRHLGIHVGGMIITRKPLSQVVPIENATMPDRSVIQWDKDDVGAAGLVKIDLLGLGMLTLIDLALKLVKEHRGVTIDPARLSYDDPKVFDLLCRAETLGVFQVESRAQMNALPRHRPRCFYDLVIEVALIRPGPIQGDMVHPYLRRRNGEEPVTYPHPCLEPILRRTLGVPLFQEQGMKVAVAAAGFTASQADELRRAMGHKRSRERMAALAERLIDGMQRHGIPHDAARRIFDQLAAFADFGFAESHAASFALLVYVSAYLKVYYPQEFYCSLLNAQPMGFYAPSSIVYEARRRGVMILPVDVSRSRFDSTVEGDAVRLGLRTVRHIGETARATIESEQARGPFTSLKDFVRRSRLGPQPLAQLARVGAFDCFGYHRRQALWIVLGLSRRAGELDLAVEETGHTTLRPMHIGEQIVADFKGMDLSTGPHPMALIRDQLAACKILAAADLRHRRDKSRVAVAGVVVIRQRPVTAKGFLFLTMEDETGFINVVVMPSMLARHRRTIVHHQALIVQGILERQDGVINVIGRQFAPLEAAPGDVTFRSRDFR; encoded by the coding sequence ATGACCTCCGTTCCCTACATCGAACTCCACTGCCACTCGAACTTTTCGTTCCTCGACGGCGCCAGCGACCCGGAGGCGCTGGTCGACCGGGCGGTCGAACTCGGCTATCCCGCGCTGGCGATCACCGACACCAACGGTCTGTACGGTATTGTCCGTTTTGACCAGCAGGCGCGCCGGGCGGGGCTCCGTCCGATTTTCGGGGCGGCCGCGCTTTTGGACACCGGGCACCGGCTGGTGCTGCTGGTCAAAGACGGCGCCGGCTACGCCAACCTCTCCGAGCTGCTCTCCACCGCCCAGTTGGAGAGCCCCAAGGGGGAGGCACGGGTGTCGCGCGCTCTGCTGGAGCGGCACGCCGACGGTCTCATCGCGCTCGTCCACGATGACCTCGCGGCGTGTCTCTTGCGGGAGGAGCACTCGGAGGCGGAACGGCTGCTCGCCGACTACCGCGACCTGTACGGGCGCGACCACGTGTATGTCGAGCTTCGCCATCACAACCTGCCGGTGCACGAGCACCTCTGCGCCGCGCTGGTGCGGCTGGGACGGCGGCTCGGCCTTCCCGCGGTCGCCGCCAACGATGTCCACTACGCCGCCCCCGACGGCCGCCGGCTGCAGGACGTGCTTACCTGTATCCGCCACCACACCACGCTCGACGAGGCCGGCGAGCTGCTCTACCCGAATGCGGAGCGGTGCCTCCAGCCGCCGGCGGTGATGGCGCGCCGGTTCGCCCGCTACCCCGAGGCGGCGGCCCACACCCTCGCGATCGCCGAGCGCTGCTGGTTCTCGCTCGAGCAGCTCGAAACCTCGCTGCCCGATTTCCCGGTTCCGGCGGGGCACACCGAGCAGAGCTACCTGGAGGAACTGACCTGGGCCGGGGCGCGGCGGCGCTACCCGGAGATGGCGGAGCCGCATGTCCGCCAGCTTAGACACGAGCTGCGCATCATCGACCGGCTCAAGCTGGCCGGCTACTTCCTCATCGTCTGGGATATCGCCCGTTTCTGCGCCGAGCGCGCCATTCTCTGCCAAGGGCGGGGCTCGGCCGCCAACTCGGCGGTCTGCTACTGCCTCGGGATCACGGCGGTCGATCCGATCAAGCTCGACCTGCTGTTCGAGCGCTTCATTTCCGAGGAACGCCGCGAGCCGCCCGACATCGACATCGACATCGCCAACAACCGCCGCGAGGAGGTCATCCAGTACGTGTATGCCAAGTACGGGCGGACGCACGCGGCGATGGTATGCGAGGTGATCAGCTATCGGGGACGGTCGGCGGTGCGCGATATCGGCAAGACGCTCGGGTTTTCTCCGGACGAGGTCACCCGCCTGTCCAAACTGCTCGACCACTGGGCCTCGCCGGAGGATGTCGCGGAGCGGCTGCGCGAGGCGGCGCTCAATCTTGGCGACCGCCGCGTCCGCCTGCTGCTGGACCTCTGCCGTCAGATTCACCGTTTCCCCCGCCACCTCGGGATTCATGTCGGCGGCATGATCATCACCCGCAAGCCCCTCTCGCAGGTGGTGCCGATCGAGAATGCGACGATGCCCGACCGGAGCGTGATCCAGTGGGACAAGGACGACGTCGGTGCGGCCGGGCTGGTCAAGATCGACCTGCTCGGGCTGGGCATGCTCACCCTGATCGACCTCGCGCTCAAGCTGGTGAAAGAGCACCGCGGCGTCACGATCGACCCGGCCCGGCTCTCCTACGATGATCCGAAAGTTTTCGACCTCCTCTGCCGGGCGGAGACGCTCGGCGTGTTCCAGGTCGAGTCGCGCGCGCAGATGAACGCCCTTCCCCGCCACCGGCCGCGCTGTTTTTACGATCTCGTGATCGAAGTGGCGCTCATCCGTCCCGGCCCGATCCAGGGGGACATGGTCCACCCCTACCTGCGCCGCCGCAACGGCGAGGAGCCGGTCACCTATCCGCACCCGTGCCTTGAGCCGATTCTCCGGCGCACTCTCGGGGTGCCGCTTTTTCAGGAGCAGGGGATGAAGGTCGCGGTAGCGGCGGCCGGGTTCACGGCCAGCCAGGCGGACGAACTTCGCCGCGCGATGGGGCACAAGCGCTCGCGCGAGCGGATGGCGGCGCTGGCGGAGCGGCTCATCGACGGGATGCAGCGGCACGGCATTCCCCACGACGCCGCCCGGCGGATTTTCGACCAACTGGCCGCCTTCGCCGATTTCGGCTTTGCCGAGTCGCACGCCGCCTCCTTCGCCCTGCTCGTGTACGTCTCCGCGTATCTGAAAGTGTATTACCCCCAGGAATTTTACTGCTCGCTGCTCAACGCCCAGCCGATGGGCTTCTACGCGCCGTCGAGCATCGTCTACGAGGCCCGGCGCCGCGGCGTTATGATCCTCCCGGTCGACGTGTCCCGCAGCCGGTTCGACAGCACGGTCGAAGGCGACGCCGTGCGGCTGGGCCTGCGGACCGTGCGGCACATCGGCGAAACCGCGCGGGCGACGATCGAAAGCGAACAGGCCCGGGGACCGTTCACTTCGCTCAAAGATTTCGTGCGCCGCAGCCGTCTCGGCCCGCAGCCGCTGGCGCAGTTGGCGCGGGTCGGGGCGTTCGATTGTTTCGGGTATCACCGGCGGCAGGCGCTCTGGATTGTGCTCGGCCTTTCGCGGCGCGCGGGAGAGCTTGACTTAGCAGTTGAGGAAACAGGCCATACGACATTGCGCCCCATGCACATAGGAGAGCAGATTGTTGCCGATTTCAAGGGCATGGATCTTTCCACCGGGCCGCACCCGATGGCGCTGATCCGAGACCAGCTGGCCGCATGCAAAATCCTCGCCGCCGCCGACCTGCGCCATCGCCGCGACAAAAGCCGGGTCGCGGTCGCCGGCGTGGTCGTCATCCGCCAGCGCCCGGTGACCGCCAAGGGTTTTCTCTTCCTCACCATGGAGGACGAAACCGGGTTCATCAACGTCGTCGTCATGCCGAGCATGCTGGCCCGCCACCGCCGCACCATTGTCCACCACCAGGCGCTGATCGTGCAAGGGATTCTTGAACGCCAGGACGGAGTGATCAACGTGATCGGGAGGCAGTTCGCGCCGCTCGAGGCGGCCCCGGGGGATGTCACGTTCCGCTCGCGCGATTTCCGCTAA